Proteins encoded within one genomic window of Saccharopolyspora pogona:
- a CDS encoding UvrD-helicase domain-containing protein, with protein sequence MSTPLDLQWQSDLPQHGSLQSDESGPASRSGPDPDALLAGLNPQQRDAVVHTGSPLLVVAGAGSGKTRVLTNRIAYLLAGGAHPGQIMAITFTNKAAAEMKERVVELVGRRANVMWVSTFHSMCVRVLRREAKTLGMSSNFSIYDSDDSRRLITMIAREQDLDSKRYPARTLAVHISNLKNELLSPEAAAEQAGNDMERKVAQVYAAYQRRLVDSNAMDFDDLIMRTVELLQEHPAVAEYYRRRFRHVLVDEYQDTNHAQYVLVRELVGTEAADSGIEPAELCVVGDADQSIYAFRGATIRNIEEFERDYPQARTILLEQNYRSTQTILSAANAVIRRNPNRRDKRLWSDAGDGEQIVGYVSDNEHDEAAFVSGEIDRLVDDGDATFNDIAVFYRTNNQSRVFEEVFIRLGLPYRVVGGVRFYERREVRDALAYLRVLDNPDDTVSLRRILNVPKRSIGDRAEAVVAVHAEQERISFAAALRKAAAGQVPLLNTRARNAIAGFVALLDELQAVAAESDVAEILEQVLERTGYRAELEASDDPQDATRVENLTELVTVAREFTEIQAGAPVGEPPAEVDPSAEAVVAAAVPAAEDAEEAALGLPADDSLSAFLERVSLVADADSLPESGDGVVTLMTLHTAKGLEFPVVFCTGWEDGVFPHSRALGDPAELAEERRLAYVGITRARQRLYLSRALMRSAWGQPMTNPASRFLTEIPDELMHWRRIEPERAAPQVRSTWGSRGGFDRTGSDSAQAGLAARGMRSTGMKGWKDTVAIKLAAGDRVTHDKYGLGTVLSTEGEGPRATATIDFGSSGTVRLMLIGSVPISKL encoded by the coding sequence CGCGTACCTGCTGGCGGGGGGCGCGCATCCGGGCCAGATCATGGCGATCACCTTCACCAACAAGGCCGCGGCCGAGATGAAGGAACGCGTCGTCGAGTTGGTGGGTCGGCGGGCCAACGTGATGTGGGTGTCGACGTTCCACTCGATGTGCGTCCGGGTGTTGCGCCGCGAGGCCAAGACGCTGGGCATGTCGTCCAACTTCTCGATCTACGACTCGGACGACTCCCGGCGGCTGATCACCATGATCGCGCGAGAGCAGGACCTGGACTCCAAGCGCTACCCGGCGCGCACGCTCGCGGTGCACATCTCGAACTTGAAGAACGAACTGCTGTCCCCGGAGGCCGCCGCCGAGCAGGCGGGCAACGATATGGAGCGCAAGGTCGCCCAGGTCTACGCCGCCTACCAGCGCCGGCTCGTCGACTCCAACGCGATGGACTTCGACGACCTGATCATGCGCACGGTCGAACTGCTGCAGGAGCACCCCGCGGTCGCGGAGTACTACCGGCGGCGCTTCCGGCACGTGCTCGTCGACGAGTACCAGGACACCAACCACGCGCAGTACGTGCTGGTGCGCGAGCTGGTCGGCACCGAGGCGGCCGACAGCGGCATCGAGCCCGCCGAGCTGTGCGTGGTCGGTGACGCGGACCAGTCGATCTACGCCTTCCGGGGCGCGACGATCCGCAACATCGAGGAGTTCGAGCGCGACTACCCGCAGGCCAGGACGATCCTGCTGGAGCAGAACTACCGTTCCACGCAGACGATCCTGTCCGCGGCGAACGCGGTGATCCGGCGCAACCCGAACCGGCGCGACAAGCGGTTGTGGAGCGACGCCGGGGACGGCGAGCAGATCGTCGGCTACGTCTCGGACAACGAGCACGACGAGGCGGCGTTCGTGTCCGGCGAGATCGACCGGCTGGTGGACGATGGCGACGCGACGTTCAACGACATCGCGGTGTTCTACCGGACGAACAACCAGTCCCGGGTGTTCGAGGAGGTGTTCATCCGGCTGGGCCTGCCGTACCGGGTCGTCGGCGGGGTGCGCTTCTACGAGCGTCGCGAGGTGCGGGACGCGCTGGCCTACCTGCGGGTGCTGGACAACCCGGACGACACGGTGAGCCTGCGCCGCATCCTCAACGTGCCGAAGCGCAGCATCGGGGACCGGGCGGAGGCCGTGGTCGCAGTGCACGCCGAGCAGGAGCGGATCTCGTTCGCCGCTGCGCTGCGGAAGGCGGCGGCCGGGCAGGTCCCGCTGCTCAACACCCGGGCGCGCAACGCCATCGCGGGTTTCGTGGCGCTGCTGGATGAGCTCCAGGCGGTCGCGGCGGAGTCCGATGTCGCCGAGATCCTGGAGCAGGTACTGGAGCGCACCGGCTACCGCGCCGAGCTGGAGGCCAGCGACGACCCGCAGGACGCCACGCGGGTGGAGAACCTGACCGAGCTCGTGACGGTCGCGCGGGAGTTCACCGAGATCCAAGCGGGAGCTCCGGTCGGCGAGCCCCCGGCCGAGGTCGACCCGTCGGCCGAGGCCGTGGTCGCGGCCGCGGTGCCGGCCGCGGAGGACGCGGAGGAGGCGGCGCTGGGGTTGCCCGCCGACGACTCGCTGTCGGCGTTCCTGGAGCGCGTCTCGCTGGTGGCGGACGCGGACTCGCTGCCCGAATCCGGCGACGGGGTCGTCACCCTGATGACCCTGCACACCGCGAAGGGCCTGGAGTTCCCGGTGGTGTTCTGCACCGGCTGGGAGGACGGGGTGTTCCCGCACTCGCGGGCGCTCGGCGACCCGGCCGAACTGGCCGAGGAGCGGCGGCTGGCGTACGTGGGCATCACCCGCGCCCGGCAACGGCTGTACCTGTCGCGGGCGCTCATGCGTTCCGCGTGGGGCCAGCCGATGACCAACCCGGCTTCCCGGTTCCTCACCGAGATCCCGGACGAGCTGATGCACTGGCGCCGGATCGAACCGGAGCGCGCCGCCCCGCAGGTGCGCAGCACCTGGGGCAGCCGTGGCGGTTTCGACCGCACCGGCTCGGATTCGGCCCAGGCCGGGCTGGCGGCGCGCGGCATGCGCAGTACCGGCATGAAGGGCTGGAAGGACACCGTCGCCATCAAGCTGGCCGCCGGTGACCGGGTCACCCACGACAAGTACGGGCTGGGCACGGTGCTGTCCACCGAGGGTGAGGGACCGCGGGCCACCGCGACGATCGACTTCGGTAGCTCCGGCACGGTCCGCTTGATGCTGATCGGCAGCGTGCCGATCAGCAAGCTATGA
- a CDS encoding VOC family protein, with translation MINGAHLLLFSRDAERDRAFLRDVLGFESVDAGGGWLIFGLPPAELATHPTHGEPTCQLYLMCDDIAVTIGELQESGVEITRPVSNEGWGLLTALRLPSGAEIGLYEPKHPRPAGM, from the coding sequence ATGATCAACGGGGCGCACTTGTTGTTGTTCAGCCGGGACGCCGAGCGGGATCGGGCGTTCCTCCGCGACGTGCTCGGGTTCGAGTCCGTCGACGCCGGGGGCGGGTGGCTGATCTTCGGGCTGCCGCCCGCCGAACTCGCCACCCACCCCACCCACGGGGAGCCCACCTGCCAGCTCTACCTGATGTGCGACGACATCGCGGTCACCATCGGTGAACTGCAGGAGAGCGGCGTCGAGATCACCCGCCCGGTCAGCAACGAGGGCTGGGGACTGCTCACCGCCCTCCGCCTGCCCAGCGGTGCCGAGATCGGGCTCTACGAGCCCAAGCACCCCCGACCTGCCGGGATGTAA
- a CDS encoding alpha/beta fold hydrolase — MARLAHPAEDAWTPVELSRPFFDRLAGPKKLAMLPGAGHLPIESPGVHRLLDLATSR; from the coding sequence ATGGCGCGCTTGGCGCACCCCGCCGAGGACGCCTGGACACCGGTGGAGTTGAGCCGACCGTTCTTCGACCGGCTTGCGGGGCCGAAGAAACTGGCCATGCTGCCGGGCGCCGGGCACCTCCCGATCGAGTCGCCCGGCGTGCACCGGCTCTTGGACTTGGCGACGTCCCGCTGA
- a CDS encoding class I SAM-dependent methyltransferase, which yields MTERTEQIRLTGAQQTLLGPLHARALDNRRPDPVLSDETADRLLDRIDFDFRSLRLGSGDRMTVVLRAKQLDDWAAHYLAQHPDAVVLHLACGLDSRAFRLAIPADAHWYDIDLPDVIELRNRLYPQAQANYRTIAASVTDRDWLDEIPTGRPTLVIAEGLTMYLTEADGMDLLRRLVERFEVGEMTFDAVLPWTVRAARYSRFLQRTGAEFHWGIGDPHALELRVPGLRLRQELPMMDLPGLAKMDATDRAIAKFMNAFPPLRKAMRLLRYSFEHKQQEKVELTGAQATMLATLYLRALDNRSAEPMLGDRYADEAVQRIDFDFGKFKMGARNAGSVAMRANALDRWVEERLRPGMTVLHLGCGLDSRFERTDPPEGVEWYDIDQPDVIELRRRLFPERPHHHTIGSSVTAPDLLDDIPGDRPVLAVAEGLTMYLSEVDGIALLRRITEHFPGGELLFDAFSSLGVRVSNRLNPAVVHAGAHLHWGIDDPQSLESSVPGLRLVTEWSFTDAPELDRYPQPVRAAIGASGRITAVRRMGRMLRYRF from the coding sequence GTGACCGAACGAACCGAACAGATCCGGTTGACCGGCGCGCAGCAGACGCTCCTCGGCCCTCTCCACGCCCGGGCCCTGGACAACCGCAGGCCCGACCCGGTGCTCAGCGACGAGACCGCGGATCGACTGCTCGACCGCATCGACTTCGACTTCCGCAGCCTGCGCCTCGGCTCCGGGGACCGGATGACGGTGGTCCTGCGAGCCAAGCAGCTCGACGACTGGGCGGCGCACTACCTCGCGCAACACCCCGACGCGGTGGTGCTGCACCTGGCGTGCGGCCTGGACAGCCGGGCGTTCCGGCTCGCCATCCCCGCTGACGCGCACTGGTACGACATCGACCTGCCCGACGTGATCGAACTGCGGAACCGGCTCTACCCGCAGGCCCAGGCGAACTACCGCACGATCGCGGCGTCGGTGACCGATCGGGACTGGCTCGACGAGATCCCGACGGGGCGGCCCACGCTGGTCATCGCCGAGGGACTGACGATGTACCTGACCGAAGCGGACGGCATGGACCTGTTGCGGCGATTGGTCGAGCGCTTCGAGGTCGGCGAGATGACGTTCGACGCGGTGCTGCCGTGGACCGTCCGGGCCGCCCGCTACTCCCGGTTCCTGCAACGGACCGGTGCCGAGTTCCACTGGGGGATCGGCGATCCGCACGCCCTCGAACTGCGCGTCCCCGGTCTCCGGCTGCGGCAGGAACTGCCGATGATGGATCTGCCGGGTCTGGCGAAGATGGACGCGACCGACCGGGCGATCGCGAAGTTCATGAACGCCTTTCCGCCGCTGCGCAAGGCCATGCGGCTGCTGCGCTACAGCTTCGAGCACAAGCAGCAGGAGAAGGTCGAGCTGACCGGAGCGCAGGCGACCATGCTCGCGACGCTCTACCTGCGCGCGCTGGACAACCGATCGGCCGAGCCTATGCTCGGCGACCGGTACGCCGACGAGGCCGTGCAGCGCATCGACTTCGACTTCGGCAAGTTCAAGATGGGTGCGCGCAACGCGGGTTCGGTGGCGATGCGCGCCAATGCGCTGGACCGCTGGGTCGAGGAGAGGCTGCGGCCCGGCATGACCGTCCTGCACCTGGGTTGCGGGCTGGACAGCCGGTTCGAGCGGACAGACCCGCCGGAGGGGGTCGAGTGGTACGACATCGACCAGCCCGACGTCATCGAGCTGCGCCGGCGCCTCTTCCCGGAACGCCCGCACCACCACACCATCGGTTCGTCGGTGACCGCGCCCGACCTGCTCGACGACATCCCTGGCGACCGGCCGGTGCTGGCGGTCGCCGAAGGACTGACGATGTATCTGTCCGAAGTGGACGGTATCGCGCTGCTGCGCCGCATCACCGAGCACTTCCCCGGTGGGGAGCTGCTCTTCGACGCCTTCAGCAGCCTGGGGGTCCGGGTGTCCAACCGGCTCAACCCGGCGGTGGTGCACGCCGGGGCGCACCTGCACTGGGGCATCGACGACCCGCAGTCGCTGGAATCCAGCGTGCCCGGGTTGCGGCTGGTCACGGAGTGGTCGTTCACCGATGCGCCCGAGCTGGACCGCTACCCGCAGCCCGTTCGGGCCGCCATCGGCGCGTCCGGACGCATCACCGCCGTCCGCCGCATGGGCCGGATGCTCCGCTACCGCTTCTGA
- a CDS encoding GbsR/MarR family transcriptional regulator, with protein MTEGSGDEVPRFVERFALDLTGAGFPRMAARVLASLLVADEGRRTASELAEVLDVSPAAVSGAVRYLVQVKLVVRERDPGERRDHYRVLDDVWYASIMQRDAELIGWERTLAEGVAAVGASTRAGLRLDETRQFFEFLRAEIPELMQKWHRQRRPSRATGAIPRGPGTQVWSFKRRQPLSPPS; from the coding sequence ATGACGGAAGGCTCCGGCGACGAGGTGCCGCGGTTCGTCGAACGGTTCGCCCTGGACCTGACCGGCGCCGGCTTCCCGCGCATGGCGGCGCGCGTGCTCGCGAGTCTGCTGGTCGCCGACGAAGGGCGGCGGACGGCGAGCGAGCTGGCCGAGGTCCTGGACGTGAGCCCAGCCGCGGTGTCCGGAGCGGTCCGCTACCTGGTGCAGGTCAAGCTGGTGGTGCGGGAGCGCGACCCCGGCGAGCGGCGCGACCACTACCGGGTGCTGGACGACGTCTGGTACGCCAGCATCATGCAGCGCGATGCGGAACTGATCGGCTGGGAACGCACCCTCGCCGAAGGCGTGGCCGCAGTGGGCGCGAGCACGCGGGCGGGGCTGCGCCTCGACGAGACGCGGCAGTTCTTCGAGTTCCTCCGCGCCGAGATCCCGGAGCTCATGCAGAAATGGCACCGGCAGCGACGGCCTAGCCGCGCCACCGGCGCCATTCCGCGAGGTCCGGGAACTCAGGTTTGGTCTTTCAAGCGGCGCCAGCCGCTTAGTCCACCCTCGTGA
- a CDS encoding M23 family metallopeptidase → MARHRSPGGEEHSPGYAEASPDDPSSSPAKTRDSSPVSVWRGRVVVAAVAAGAFAAAGQSMAAGEGHAAPDHDDFNPSDASASFNTAMAEQTYTGVGGSAPAPAMLPVAKTTDVSSEMEKLAKSERITQERDAARIAAEEAARAPRYVIPAAGTFTSGFGGRWGTTHYGIDIANAKGTPIYSVADGVVIEAGPASGFGLWVRVQHEDGTITVYGHVNTITAKQGTKVKAGDQIATMGNRGFSTGPHLHFEVWNTSGKKINPLPWMQARGISPA, encoded by the coding sequence TTGGCTCGACACCGCTCCCCCGGCGGCGAAGAACACTCCCCGGGCTACGCGGAGGCGTCCCCCGACGACCCCTCCAGTAGCCCGGCGAAGACCCGGGACTCCTCACCCGTATCGGTGTGGCGCGGCCGCGTGGTCGTCGCCGCCGTCGCCGCTGGCGCCTTCGCAGCCGCCGGGCAATCGATGGCCGCAGGTGAAGGGCACGCCGCCCCGGACCACGACGACTTCAACCCCTCTGACGCTTCGGCCTCGTTCAACACCGCGATGGCCGAGCAGACCTACACCGGAGTCGGCGGCAGCGCCCCGGCCCCGGCGATGCTCCCGGTGGCGAAGACCACCGACGTCAGCTCCGAGATGGAGAAGCTCGCGAAGAGCGAGCGGATCACCCAGGAGCGCGACGCGGCCCGCATCGCCGCCGAGGAAGCGGCGCGGGCACCCAGGTACGTCATCCCCGCCGCCGGCACATTCACCTCAGGTTTCGGTGGCCGCTGGGGCACGACGCACTACGGCATCGACATCGCCAACGCCAAGGGCACCCCGATCTATTCCGTCGCCGACGGCGTCGTGATCGAGGCGGGCCCGGCCAGCGGTTTCGGCCTGTGGGTGCGGGTTCAGCACGAGGACGGCACGATCACCGTCTACGGCCACGTCAACACCATCACGGCCAAGCAGGGCACCAAGGTCAAGGCCGGCGACCAGATCGCCACCATGGGCAACCGCGGCTTCTCCACTGGCCCGCACCTGCACTTCGAGGTGTGGAACACCAGCGGCAAGAAGATCAACCCGCTGCCCTGGATGCAGGCCCGAGGTATCTCGCCCGCGTAA